From the Homo sapiens chromosome 1, GRCh38.p14 Primary Assembly genome, one window contains:
- the OR2T34 gene encoding olfactory receptor 2T34 — protein sequence MCSGNQTSQNQTASTDFTLTGLFAESKHAALLYTVTFLLFLMALTGNALLILLIHSEPRLHTPMYFFISQLALMDLMYLCVTVPKMLVGQVTGDDTISPSGCGIQMFFHLTLAGAEVFLLAAMAYDRYAAVCRPLHYPLLMNQRVCQLLVSACWVLGMVDGLLLTPITMSFPFCQSRKILSFFCETPALLKLSCSDVSLYKMLTYLCCILMLLTPIMVISSSYTLILHLIHRMNSAAGRRKALATCSSHMIIVLLLFGASFYTYMLRSSYHTAEQDMMVSAFYTIFTPVLNPLIYSLRNKDVTRALRSMMQSRMNQEK from the coding sequence CTACACCGtgaccttccttcttttcttgatGGCCCTCACTGGGAatgccctcctcatcctcctcatcCACTCAGAGCCCCgcctccacacccccatgtacttcttcatCAGCCAGCTCGCGCTCATGGATCTCATGTACCTATGCGTGACTGTGCCCAAGATGCTTGTGGGCCAGGTCACTGGAGATGATACCATTTCCCCGTCAGGCTGTGGGATCCAGATGTTCTTCCACCTGACCCTGGCTGGAGCTGAGGTTTTCCTCCTGGCTGCCATGGCCTATGACCGATATGCTGCTGTTTGCAGACCTCTCCATTACCCACTGCTGATGAACCAGAGGGTGTGCCAGCTCCTGGTGTCAGCCTGCTGGGTTTTGGGAATGGTTGATGGTTTGTTGCTCACCCCCATTACCATGAGCTTCCCCTTTTGCCAGTCTAGGAAAATCCTGAGTTTTTTCTGTGAGACTCCTGCCCTGCTGAAGCTCTCCTGCTCTGACGTCTCCCTCTATAAGATGCTCACGTACCTGTGCTGCATCCTCATGCTTCTCACCCCCATCATGGTCATCTCCAGCTCATACACCCTCATCCTGCATCTCATCCACAGGATGAATTCTGCCGCCGGCCGCAGGAAGGCCTTGGCCACCTGCTCCTCCCACATGATCATAGTGCTGCTGCTCTTCGGTGCTTCCTTCTACACCTACATGCTCCGGAGTTCCTACCACACAGCTGAGCAGGACATGATGGTGTCTGCCTTTTACACCATCTTCACTCCTGTGCTGAACCCCCTCATTTACAGTCTCCGCAACAAAGATGTCACCAGGGCTCTGAGGAGCATGATGCAGTCAAGAATGAACCAAGAAAAGTAG